In one window of Lampris incognitus isolate fLamInc1 chromosome 3, fLamInc1.hap2, whole genome shotgun sequence DNA:
- the tnni1d gene encoding LOW QUALITY PROTEIN: troponin I, skeletal, slow d (The sequence of the model RefSeq protein was modified relative to this genomic sequence to represent the inferred CDS: substituted 1 base at 1 genomic stop codon): MNPKVDNKILKXLLPQPKSKISASRKLSLKILLLTRACEDLEKENQDREEEKERYLAEKLPPLQLSSMSMDELQNICKQLHAKIGVVDEERYDCEAKVDKHNKDIRELKLKVQDLGGKFKKPALRKVRVSADEMMRALLGSKHKGSMDLRANLKSVKKEDVKQDKVHNSEVGDWRKNVEAMSGMEGRKKMFDAAGGGQ; this comes from the exons ATGAATCCCAAGGTGGACAATAAG ATTCTCAAATAACTTCTTCCACAGCCGAAGTCGAAGATCTCGGCTTCCCGCAAGCTCTCCCTCAAA atcctgctcctcaccagaGCGTGTGAGGATTTGGAAAAGGAAAACCAAGACCGTGAAGAGGAAAAGGAGCGTTACTTGGCAGAAAAGCTTCCCCCCTTGCAGCTATCTAGCATGTCAATGGACGAGCTACAG AATATATGCAAGCAGCTCCATGCAAAAATTGGCGTTGTGGATGAAGAGAGATACGACTGTGAAGCCAAGGTGGATAAACACAACAAAGAT ATCCGTGAGCTGAAGCTGAAGGTACAGGACCTTGGGGGCAAGTTCAAAAAGCCTGCCTTGCGGAAGGTGAGGGTGTCAgcagatgagatgatgagagctCTCCTGGGCTCCAAACACAAGGGCTCAATGGACCTGAGGGCCAATCTCAAGTCTGTGAAGAAAGAGGACGTCAAACAAGACAAG GTACATAACTCTGAAGTGGGAGACTGGCGTAAGAACGTGGAGGCCATGTCAGGCATGGAAGGCCGCAAGAAGATGTTTGACGCAGCCGGTGGCGGACAGTAA